A single window of Symphalangus syndactylus isolate Jambi chromosome 4, NHGRI_mSymSyn1-v2.1_pri, whole genome shotgun sequence DNA harbors:
- the LOC129480118 gene encoding LOW QUALITY PROTEIN: uncharacterized protein ZNF22-AS1-like (The sequence of the model RefSeq protein was modified relative to this genomic sequence to represent the inferred CDS: deleted 2 bases in 1 codon): MVPGPPESVVRFFLWFCFLLPPTRKASCDPRDLKSCNRPCVWSRLLIPNSSLSNLETAYFLQILRFLRAWYFFEVSLFNYHQKAPARWERLYSIYRKGTKAQRRNLLRSPCAPPQPSWPCSVI, from the exons ATGGTCCCGGGCCCACCCGAAAGCGTTGTTCGTTTTTTcctgtggttttgttttctcctcCCCCCAACTCGGAAGGCGTCCTGTGACCCCCGGGACCTCAAGAGCTGTAACCGCCCCTGTGTGTGGTCGAGGCTTTTGATACCAAACTCCAGCCTCTCCAACCTAGAAACTGCGTACTTTCTACAAATATTGAGATTTTTGAGAGCCTGGTACTTTTTC GAAGTCAGCTTATTTAATTATCACCAAAAAGCTCCTGCAAGATGGGAGCGGTTATACTCCATTTATAGGAAaggaaccaaggctcagagaagaaATTTGCTCCGTTCACCGTGT GCTCCTCCTCAGCCATCCTGGCCTTGCTCAGTCATCTGA
- the ZNF22 gene encoding zinc finger protein 22 translates to MRLAKPKAGISRSSSQGKAYENKRKTGRQRQKWGMTIRFDSSFSRLRRSLDDKPYKCTECEKSFSQSSTLFQHQKIHTGKKSHKCADCGKSFFQSSNLIQHRRIHTGEKPYKCDECGESFKQSSNLIQHQRIHTGEKPYQCDECGRCFSQSSHLIQHQRTHTGEKPYQCSECGKCFSQSSHLRQHMKVHKEEKPRKTRGKNIRVKTHLPSWKAGAGRKSVAGLR, encoded by the coding sequence ATGAGGTTAGCAAAGCCTAAAGCGGGTATTTCTCGGAGCTCAAGCCAAGGAAAGGCCTATGAGAACAAGCGCAAAACAGGCCGGCAGCGGCAGAAGTGGGGCATGACTATTCGATTTGACTCAAGCTTCAGTAGACTCAGAAGAAGCTTGGATGACAAACCCTATAAATGTACTGAATGTGAAAAGAGTTTCAGTCAGAGTTCAACTCTTTTTCAACACCAGAAGATCCATACTGGAAAGAAATCCCATAAATGTGCTGATTGTGGGAAAAGTTTCTTTCAGAGTTCTAATCTCATTCAGCATCGACGGATCCATACTGGGGAAAAGCCCTACAAATGTGATGAGTGTGGAGAAAGCTTTAAACAGAGCTCAAATCTCATTCAGCaccagagaattcatactggagaaaaaccctatCAGTGTGATGAGTGTGGCCGGTGTTTCAGCCAAAGCTCCCACCTTATTCAACATCAGAGAACCCACACCGGGGAGAAACCCTACCAGTGCAGTGAATGTGGCAAATGTTTCAGTCAGAGCTCTCATCTGAGGCAGCACATGAAGGTGCATAAAGAAGAGAAGCCTCGTAAAACCCGGGGCAAAAATATCAGGGTGAAGACTCACTTACCCTCTTGGAAAGCTGGTGCAGGAAGGAAGTCTGTGGCTGGTCTCCGTTAA